ATGCCAACCGTTTCTATTCCCGAACTACGGGAGCTTATGCAGGCGGGCGTTCATTTTGGTCACGCTTCCGGGCGCTGGCACCCTAAAATGGCGCCGTATATTTTTGCGACCCGCGACAAGTTGCACATCATGAACCTGGAAAAGACCCAGGAACAGCTTGCAACCGTCCTTCCTCTTTTGGAAGAGCGTGCGCGTCAGGGCAAAATGATTGTTCTTGTCGGTACTAAGAAGCAGGCCTCCCCGCTGGTAGCGGAGATTGGTGCTCGCCTTGGTATCCCATACGTTTCCGAGCGCTGGCTTGGTGGCACAATGACCAACTGGGCAGAGATGCAGGCAAGTATTGCCCGTATGAAGCGCGTAGAAGGCATTCTTGCTGACGAAGAGCAGGCAGGCCGGATGATCAAGAAAGAGCGCGTAGCAATGGAGGGTGACCTCAAGCGCATGCGTGTAAAGTTTGGCGGTATCCGGGATCTTACCCGTAAGCCAGACGTACTCTTTGTTATTGACCCGAGCTACGAGCACAACGCCATTAAAGAGTGCCGCGACGAAGGTTTGGAAATCTTTGGTATCTGCGATACCAACAGCAACCCAACCCAGCTTGACCACGTAATCCCTGCCAACGACGACGGACCAAAATCCCTCAAGCTCGTTTTGGGAATGGTAGAGCAGGCTATTGCTGCCGGCCTAGAAGCCCGTGGCAAAGAAGTGGCCAAAGCCGAAAAAGAAAAGGCTGACGCCGCTGAAAAGGCAGAGAAAGCCGAAGCTGCG
The nucleotide sequence above comes from Verrucomicrobiia bacterium. Encoded proteins:
- the rpsB gene encoding 30S ribosomal protein S2, giving the protein MPTVSIPELRELMQAGVHFGHASGRWHPKMAPYIFATRDKLHIMNLEKTQEQLATVLPLLEERARQGKMIVLVGTKKQASPLVAEIGARLGIPYVSERWLGGTMTNWAEMQASIARMKRVEGILADEEQAGRMIKKERVAMEGDLKRMRVKFGGIRDLTRKPDVLFVIDPSYEHNAIKECRDEGLEIFGICDTNSNPTQLDHVIPANDDGPKSLKLVLGMVEQAIAAGLEARGKEVAKAEKEKADAAEKAEKAEAAPVAEKAESAEKAAPAKEAKSKK